Proteins from a genomic interval of Vreelandella profundi:
- a CDS encoding monovalent cation/H+ antiporter complex subunit F, which translates to MDTVILISQVIMSIALILTFVRVVRGPSLPDRVVALELFSTTLVGLVGVYAIKTEVASFLDAAIVVALMGFLAAIGFARFLERGGPRDD; encoded by the coding sequence ATGGATACCGTTATTTTAATTAGCCAAGTGATTATGAGTATCGCGCTCATACTCACCTTTGTGCGCGTCGTACGCGGCCCCAGCTTGCCTGATCGCGTTGTAGCGTTAGAGCTTTTTTCGACCACCCTGGTGGGATTGGTGGGGGTTTATGCGATTAAAACAGAGGTTGCTAGTTTCCTCGACGCTGCGATTGTGGTCGCACTGATGGGCTTTTTGGCGGCTATTGGCTTTGCGCGCTTTTTAGAACGAGGAGGCCCGCGAGATGATTGA